A stretch of DNA from Kitasatospora kifunensis:
ACCGCCGATGAGCAGGCCCTGCTGCGGGCGGTCCAGCGGCCGATCTCGGTCGCCTGTATCGCCGCTCCGGTCGGTCGGCCGCTCTGGAAGGACCGCCCCACCTGGTACCTGCTCGCCGAACAGGACCGCATGATCCCGGCCGAGAACCAGCGCTTCATGGCCGAGCGCATGAGCGCCTCGGTGCGGGCGCACGATGTGGACCACACGCCGCTCGTGACGGCCCCGGACGTCGTCGCCGAGCTCCTCCTGGAGGTCGTGGGCCAGGTCGAGCGCACCCGCGCCGCCTGACCGCCGACGTCACCCTCCGTGCCGCCACCGGCCGTTGACACCGGCGCCGCAGTGGCACCGGCCCACCCGGGGCCAGCCGGGCTCAGTGGGTCATCCCGGATCAGCCGGCGCGCAGACCCTCCAGGAGCGCGGTCAGATAGCGCTGGGCGGTGTCGGTGCGGGCGGCGCCTACGCCGCCGTGGACGGTTGCGGCGTAGGCGATTCCGCACATCAGCGGGACCAGGTCGGCGGAGGCCAGGTCGCCGCGCACGACTCCGGCGTCACGGGCCCGGTCGAGCAGCCGTCCACCGAGCGACCACAGGCTCCGCTTCAGTTCGGTGGTGTGCGTCAGGGCATCCGTGGGCGCTGCGGTGACCGTGGACAGCGAGGCGTCGGTGACCTGCGCCTCGATGGTGCGGGCCAGGAAGCCGGCGAGGGCGCGCCAGGGATCGTCGTCGGCCAGCGCCTGCTCGCCGTGGGCGACGAGCAGCTCCAGGCTGCGGGTGGCGACGGTCTCCAGGAGCGCCTCGGCGCTCGGAAAGTGCCGGTAGACGGTGCCGACGCCCAGGCCGACGCGGCGGGCGACGTCGTTGAGCTGCAG
This window harbors:
- a CDS encoding alpha/beta hydrolase, which encodes MEHTLEHVAGPVVLAGHAYAGAVIGSTAAQNVRALVYVAALAPDEGETVGEVFGRGTPHPNAPALTPNERGFIWLPDEAFPNAFAPLATADEQALLRAVQRPISVACIAAPVGRPLWKDRPTWYLLAEQDRMIPAENQRFMAERMSASVRAHDVDHTPLVTAPDVVAELLLEVVGQVERTRAA
- a CDS encoding TetR/AcrR family transcriptional regulator; translation: MTTPPLRKDAARNWEQIVAVARDLVDEGVPLQLNDVARRVGLGVGTVYRHFPSAEALLETVATRSLELLVAHGEQALADDDPWRALAGFLARTIEAQVTDASLSTVTAAPTDALTHTTELKRSLWSLGGRLLDRARDAGVVRGDLASADLVPLMCGIAYAATVHGGVGAARTDTAQRYLTALLEGLRAG